The following is a genomic window from Nicotiana tabacum cultivar K326 chromosome 3, ASM71507v2, whole genome shotgun sequence.
GCCACACTCAAAGAATCTTCTTATTGTCCTTGTAATCTCTAGCCCCACTATACTCCATGCCTTTTTAAAGAAATATGCATTATACCCATCCACCCCTAGAGATTTATCATTTCCAATTGAACTCAATCCAACAACTATTTCTTGGTTAGTAACTAGAGCACACAAAAGGATTTGCTGTTTATGACTTAGCTTGAGTCACTTGCTCATTGTAACTTTATCGATTGCCTTTAGTGAGGGACTAGAGGTCCCCATTAATCCTTTGTAAAATGATACAATATCATCTCTGAGCTCTTTAGGATCAGTCAGTAGCTTAGCACCTGATAGGGAATTAAGTTCCATGATTTGCTTCCTTTGGCTTCTTTCCTTCATGACTGCGGCAAAGTACTTAGAATTTGAATCCCCAAACTATATCCATTGGGCTCTAGACTTTTGCCTTAGGGCTCTAGACTTTTGCCTTAGAATACTCTCCTCAAGCAGGTTCCATTTTTCAAGGTTCAACAAAGCTTTATTCTCTTTAATCACAAGACTGTCATCATATCTGGTTACTATTGCAGCTTGAATACATTTTAGTTCTTCTCTTGCATTCTCAATCTTTATTGATGTAGCTTTAAACTTTTTTTTATTGAGTTATCTGAAGATTGGCCTCAATGCCTTTAGTTTGTTCCATACATTCTGTATAGGATCTCTAtcaagcttcttattctaatgaaCATCCATTAGCTCCAAGAATTGTGCATGCTCACTCCATATGTTGAAGAATCTAAATGGAGTTCTAATACAATGGTTCACACTCTGCAATGTCAATAGCATTGGGGCATGGTCTAAAATGTTAGGGATGTCATATTCTAAGACAATATGGCCCCACAACATCATCCATTCATAGTTACCAAATGCTCTATCAATTTTGCTACTGACTCTCTCTGATCCTTGTTGCTTTTTTGACCATGTAAAATATTCACCTTTACATTGTAACTCATTTAGTAGGGTGGCATTAATACAGTCTGAAAAATCCTTCGCTTCACTGAAACTCACAGGATGACAGCTCATTCTATCAGTAGTCGACAATATTGCATTAAAGTCCCCCCACACTAGCCATGGGCAGTTAATATTATATGAGATATTTTAAAGAGTGTCCCATAGAGATCTCTTTTCCTCCACAGTATTGAATCCATAGACAATAGTCAGAACACATTGAAAGTTAGAAGAGAAATCCCTAACTTCACAGTGTAGTAATTGAGCTTCGACTTTCAGTTCAATTATATTGTAGTCTCCTTGATCCCACATCAGCCACATTCTTCCATTGACAACAGAGGAGTAGTTATTAATAATACCCCAATTAGGAGCAACAGTCTTAGCTATTTTAGGACATCTATGTTGCTTAACTTTGGTTTCCAGCAGCcccattaatttaatattttttgacCTTATATATTTCTTTAACTCTCGTTGTTTATACACTTTATTTACACCTATAATGTTCCATATAAGCCAAGCCATTGCGAAGTTGTATTACCTCCCAAATCAGGAGGCTTTGCTTGTCTGGTTCTCTAGTCCTCTTTTTGCAAAGGCAGTACTTTCCCAGTCTTAGATTTGCTAGTCATAACAACACTCAACTGTGGAAAGTTGATCAAGTTCAATTACGGACTTGGCACTTGCTCCTTGCCTTTATAGGCATTCCTCATTTATCACCCTGTGGAGTAGGTAATTTAGCCACCGGAGCCTCAGTTATCTTCAGTTGCGTTCCACCCTCCGCCTGAGATCTCACTTGTAGTGGTATTTTGTCCTCTTCCACCGGCTCCACTACCTGCCACTTCTCAGCTATCGAGCTCGATGAAGGTTCCGATGCGGGTAACTGTTCCATTGGAATTTTGGTAGCTGCTTGTTTGGATGTTGAATTTACTCTGGATTGAACATGCATTGCACTGCCAAAAGCAATTTGTATCTCTTTCTTAGGTCTTCCCCTTCCCTGACCTCGTCCCCCTCCCATGGACCTCCAGGGCACATGTTAGACTAACCAGCGCCTAGAGAGAAGCAGGAGCAAAATAAACcataattcttaataataattattatttacggTATTATAATTCATGTTTCATAGTAAattttaaatgagtttaaatctATGAGATAAAAATATACAATCAAATTATATATAAGATAGTTACAATTAAATTATTGTGATTAACATTAGTCAATAACAAGATACAAATAGTATTAATTAATTTGCTATAATAGAtacaataatatataaaaaaaattacatgtcAGTGAATATAGGTTTAATCCTTTTTACATAGCTTATCTACAAACCAAATGCTCTTTGTAAATGCATAAGAATTACCATGGCAAATCTGTGGTTAAGCTGGAAGGAGAGGTTTATAAGCAAATGTTTAATAATTTAACATATTTATAAGATTTACATTTTAGCTCTCTAGAATCAGAGCCAATCGAATTTcttcctgaaaaataaaataataaaatgatctCCAAATTTTCTGTCATTTCAACTGGTTTTTCAACAGACCCTCTTTCTTCATCTCTCTTTccctaaaaaccctaatttcaacTTCTTCTCTCATGTCCTGTAAAATGACAAGATCAGGTATTTAGCCATCTCTGATTCTTATTATAATAAAAACTGGGCACTTCATCTGCTTTGCATATCAGAATTATGACCCAAAAAAAACATCTAAGGAGCTAAGTTCAATTTAGATTTGCATGATTCTCTTAAATCAGCTGCTAATAATCCTGGATTATGGTGAATTATGCTCTAATTATCTGTTTTTAATCTTGGAAGGTTGGAAAATCTTGAATTGACCTGAATTTGGTTCAGTTTCcgtctttctttcttctcttggGTTATTTTTCTGATTGTTGCTTATGGGTTTGGATTGAGTTTTGGATCTTTTGTTTGATTTGGATTGAATTCCATGAAATGATTGAGTCTTGGTAAATAACATGTGAAATCTAACGTGGGTTCTGTAAAAAACAAGCTGCTATATTGATTGAGCTAGTTTTGTTTTGAGCTTTATGCTAAAGGTGTGATCTTTAATGTTGTTCTGTTGTTTGAAAGTGTGTAGATGTAAAAATGAAGGTGGAAGCTAGCTCTAGGGTAATAACATGTGAAATTCTAATGTGGGTTTTGGAAATAGCAAGCTGGTATGCAGATTCAGCTGTTTTGAGCTTTGTGCTAAAGCTGTGATCTAATTTAATGTTGTTTTTTTGTAGATTGAAAGTGTGTAGATGTAAAAAAGAAGATGGAAGTTAATGTATGTGATATCAATCACTTGGATGCCGATGTGCTTTTGCCTCCACGAAAGCGGCTTCTAGCCGGATTGAAGAAACAGAATTCTGATGCTTACTCATCTACCCCATCCCCACCAACTGTTAGTAGTCCCGGGTGCGAGTTTGATATCCGTCTTAATAATCTATTGAAATCTCATTTTGGTGACTCTAATCGATCGAATGAGGAGATTGCCGAGGCCTCAAGATTGGCAGCTTTAGAAGCTGCGAAGGCTGCGAAAGAAGCAAGAGCCATTGCGGAAGAGAAGGCTGCTAAAGCAGCAAAGGCCGTGGCTGCTGCTAAGAGCGCTCTAGAATTGGTTGCCACTCTTTCTGATGAGACAGCAAGTAGGGACAAACATTTGAAGAGGAATAAGATGAAAAAGCATGTTCCTGTTCAGATGCTGTACAATAAGAATAAAAGGACTAATAATTGTAGAACAGATGAAGAGTTAGCCCGGACGTTGCATAGGGCCATAAATAGCTCTCCAAGAATTTTGAAGAACTCAACTGATGACTCGAGAAATCACAAACACAAGAGGCTTAAAAGGTCTTCGCCTTCTGAAAAAACTAAGGTTCAGAATGGAAGTACATCCTGGGAAGGCAACCGTCCTACCACAAGCAATGGGAATGGTTTTGCTAGAGAAAAACATTCAGATGGGCCTATCTCAGAGAAAGGCCTAGTTAGAGTAGATTTAAACACAACAAAATTCAATAAAGCTGACCACACAAAGATGGAAAATGGGGAAGCATCACAATCTAGTAAAGCTGACCATGTAAATACGGAAAACAAGGAAAGAGAATCAGTTATCTCAAAGGAGAAATTTGGGGATTGTCCAGATGATATTTGCAGCATTGGGAAAAAGAAGGGAAGGCTTAAGCAGAAAAAGTTACCCCTCAGCATTTGCAGCTTCAGGGATCAAGCAAACCCTAAAGAGGATTTGAAATCTAAGAGTCCATTGTCACTCGATGAAAACATCAGCAAAGGTACTACTACAAGTAGTAATCCCATGTTTCCGCTTGAGAGGGCATCAATGTGGAAGTGTCAGGCGTTCAAGGCACCCACATGTGTTGAACAAAATAAGATGATGCAGTCATAGTCTTGGACTTGGTATTTTCATTTCAACAACTGCGGCTACCGTGATGAGACTTGTAGTCTGAGGTAGTGTCATGTAtgctttctttccttctttttataGATAAGGCCTCTTCCGTCCAGTGTCTTTTTGCTTTTTATGGGCATTGTAATGTTTTGGACATACCACCATGTATATTTTGACAATCAATTGCTTGCATATTTTGTATTGCACATAAAAGATGCCATCTATATTTTCGTCTGGCAAGTGGCAGCAGAGCCAGAAATAAGATGGAGAGACAATTCGGAATTTTCTGAAGTTTCCTTTTTCAAGTCTGTGGTAAAAAATTCTTAGAAGGACCATGACTTATTTTAACATTGAAATAAATACAGAGAAAATAATCAGGGATGGCCTGTAGCCCCTCAGAAATAAGAATGGAAACCAACTATACTCGTTATGTGATACTGGTTCATCCACCATCCAGATTACATATGTCCGCACAGCTAACCTCTAATCTCTGTTTGAGGGTCTAGCTTTGACTCGGAGAGTCTCGTTGAtgaatgaaaatagattttcattTTCATCACATATTTTTTCACATTGACAGGATGTTGTCAGCTTATGGAATGCCATTCCAGGTACTCTTGTCCATGACAAACGTTTGGAGTCATCATCAGTAACTCTGAAGGTGCTATATCGATGATTAAAAGGGGTTCTCCATTAAGGGTCTTCCTTGTCCATGACTGCGATATAATTTCTGATGCAGCTATGTTCTCATTAAGTGTCTTCCTTTAATGAATCTGACTGCGATATAATTTCTGATGCAGCTATGTAAAAAAttggcttcttttttttttcggttTTAACTGTGGTCAGTAACTTATCAACCAGTCATTTTTAGCACTACATTGCATGCATAATGCCTTGAATAAAATAGAAGGGGcaacccggtgcactaagctcccgctatgcgcggggtccaggGAAGGGTCGGATCACAAGGGTCTAC
Proteins encoded in this region:
- the LOC107796767 gene encoding uncharacterized protein LOC107796767; this encodes MEVNVCDINHLDADVLLPPRKRLLAGLKKQNSDAYSSTPSPPTVSSPGCEFDIRLNNLLKSHFGDSNRSNEEIAEASRLAALEAAKAAKEARAIAEEKAAKAAKAVAAAKSALELVATLSDETASRDKHLKRNKMKKHVPVQMLYNKNKRTNNCRTDEELARTLHRAINSSPRILKNSTDDSRNHKHKRLKRSSPSEKTKVQNGSTSWEGNRPTTSNGNGFAREKHSDGPISEKGLVRVDLNTTKFNKADHTKMENGEASQSSKADHVNTENKERESVISKEKFGDCPDDICSIGKKKGRLKQKKLPLSICSFRDQANPKEDLKSKSPLSLDENISKGTTTSSNPMFPLERASMWKCQAFKAPTCVEQNKMMQS